A region from the uncultured Macellibacteroides sp. genome encodes:
- a CDS encoding GNVR domain-containing protein: MGNFSSTKIETVLSSLTKKDIKKYKYSFFALLLLCFALSVVYIYITTPVYQIQANVLIKDEAEKSNAGMSSMLKGFSFGGFLSGGAGNVDDELLLMNSYSLVKDVVKELKLNVSYTSTDFVKKKDYYNNTPIQIVFSDSIASSFLKNKLTFKLTQSGSGKVRIVAKEGWGKIADITVSGFPYNLQTEYGTFRFEATSFFSPKTFDNLKISFLGYDYTAEKFLKNLIIKIAEKKANGIYLSIEETNVQRGKDFLNKIVALYNDRGIDQKNISAQRTADFLQERIELNTRDLENVEREIEEFKKVNNLTDIEVEAKILLEKNGDFKEKLIDSEIQYATVQLIEDFLKAPENRYALAPLNLGITEKTAAEGLQQYNNFLLERAKLLQTTKGDNPAVLMLNKQIEVLRQNVLETFKSIKAGFDVARNDLKKQEKEFNARIGGMPTQERKFLDIKRQQMVKSELYLFLLQQKEENAMTMARSMPRAQIIDAAYSLLDPVKPNPLFVFSIALIIAFFIPIVIIAYKVLVKN; this comes from the coding sequence ATGGGTAACTTTTCATCTACTAAAATTGAAACAGTATTATCTTCGTTAACGAAGAAAGATATTAAAAAATACAAATACAGTTTCTTTGCGTTATTGTTATTATGTTTTGCATTATCCGTCGTATACATATACATAACAACGCCGGTTTATCAAATCCAGGCGAATGTTCTGATAAAAGATGAAGCCGAAAAGAGTAATGCTGGTATGTCGTCCATGTTAAAGGGCTTTTCGTTTGGGGGATTTCTAAGTGGTGGGGCAGGTAATGTAGACGACGAACTGTTGCTTATGAATTCGTATTCACTTGTGAAAGATGTTGTCAAAGAACTAAAGCTTAATGTTTCCTATACTTCTACCGATTTTGTGAAAAAGAAGGATTATTATAACAATACTCCGATTCAAATTGTATTTTCAGACAGTATAGCTTCTTCTTTTTTAAAGAATAAGCTGACTTTCAAGCTTACTCAGTCTGGTTCCGGGAAAGTTCGTATAGTTGCAAAAGAAGGCTGGGGAAAGATTGCAGATATAACTGTTTCCGGGTTTCCTTATAATCTGCAAACGGAATATGGAACTTTCCGGTTTGAGGCGACTTCCTTTTTCTCGCCTAAAACTTTTGATAACTTGAAGATATCTTTCTTGGGTTATGATTACACAGCTGAAAAATTTCTTAAAAATCTTATAATTAAAATTGCTGAGAAAAAAGCCAATGGCATTTATCTGTCAATTGAAGAAACCAATGTTCAGAGGGGGAAAGACTTTCTTAATAAGATTGTGGCTCTCTATAATGACAGGGGAATTGATCAAAAGAATATTTCGGCCCAACGTACTGCCGATTTCCTGCAAGAACGAATCGAATTAAATACTCGAGATTTGGAAAATGTGGAGCGCGAGATTGAAGAATTCAAAAAAGTTAACAACCTTACGGACATTGAAGTGGAAGCAAAAATTTTGCTGGAGAAAAATGGAGACTTTAAAGAAAAGCTAATCGATTCGGAGATCCAATATGCTACAGTGCAATTAATTGAAGACTTTTTGAAAGCTCCCGAAAACAGATATGCTTTAGCTCCTTTGAATTTAGGTATAACAGAAAAGACAGCAGCGGAAGGATTGCAGCAATATAATAATTTTCTTTTGGAACGGGCTAAATTATTACAGACCACCAAAGGTGATAATCCTGCAGTTCTGATGTTGAATAAGCAAATTGAGGTTTTACGTCAAAATGTGCTGGAAACTTTTAAGAGTATTAAGGCTGGATTCGATGTGGCTAGAAATGATCTGAAGAAGCAGGAAAAGGAATTTAACGCGCGGATAGGAGGCATGCCAACTCAGGAGCGTAAATTTCTGGATATTAAACGTCAGCAGATGGTTAAGTCCGAATTGTATCTTTTTCTGCTGCAGCAAAAAGAAGAAAATGCCATGACAATGGCCAGATCGATGCCCAGAGCCCAAATCATTGATGCTGCTTATAGTTTGCTCGATCCTGTTAAACCAAATCCTTTGTTTGTATTTTCCATAGCTTTGATCATCGCCTTTTTTATTCCTATTGTGATCATTGCCTATAAAGTATTGGTTAAAAATTAA
- a CDS encoding polysaccharide biosynthesis/export family protein has protein sequence MKLKFVPLALFLYLLCACSAPKGITYFQDLDDPNKKPAALEYNQYVPKICTGDLLTITVSALDPAAVAPFNLPVVTFAKQTEQMFNGTKEIGSSQAMQTYTVDSDGSINFPVIGKVQLAEKTKREAVDLLQNKISELVKDPIVNIQIINYKVTVIGEVLKPGSYPVNSDRVTVLDAIGMANDLTIYGNRENVKVIRDNNGKQEVVTFDLTKSDFFSSPYFYLQQNDIVYVEPNDKRKKQSRYSQTDQVDLSVITAITSSISVIASVIVSIIAVNK, from the coding sequence ATGAAATTGAAATTTGTCCCATTGGCCTTGTTCCTCTATTTGCTTTGTGCATGTTCCGCACCAAAAGGTATTACTTATTTTCAGGATTTAGATGATCCAAATAAAAAACCAGCAGCGCTTGAGTATAATCAGTATGTACCAAAAATCTGCACCGGCGATTTACTTACTATTACAGTTTCGGCATTGGATCCAGCTGCAGTGGCTCCATTTAACCTGCCGGTAGTAACATTTGCTAAACAAACGGAACAAATGTTTAATGGAACAAAAGAAATCGGATCTTCTCAGGCTATGCAAACGTACACGGTTGATTCGGACGGCTCTATCAACTTTCCAGTGATCGGAAAAGTTCAATTGGCAGAAAAAACAAAAAGAGAAGCAGTTGACTTACTACAAAATAAAATTTCTGAGCTGGTGAAGGACCCAATTGTTAATATCCAGATTATTAACTATAAGGTGACTGTTATTGGCGAAGTATTGAAACCCGGAAGCTATCCTGTTAATTCTGACAGAGTAACTGTTCTGGATGCCATAGGAATGGCAAACGATTTAACTATTTATGGTAATAGGGAAAACGTTAAGGTAATTCGCGACAATAACGGAAAGCAAGAAGTGGTTACTTTCGATCTTACCAAGTCCGATTTTTTCTCTTCTCCTTATTTCTATCTGCAACAAAACGATATTGTATATGTAGAGCCTAACGATAAAAGGAAAAAACAATCACGGTATAGCCAAACCGATCAGGTTGACCTTTCTGTAATAACTGCAATAACTTCATCAATTTCAGTAATTGCAAGTGTTATCGTTTCTATAATAGCAGTTAATAAATAA
- a CDS encoding S1-like domain-containing RNA-binding protein, with amino-acid sequence MVEIGKYNTLKIVKDLDFGVYLDGGDDLEILLPARYVPKNVKPGDEVEVFIYHDNEGRIIATTAKPLAVVGEFQWMEVKSVNEMGAFLEWGLMKDLLVPFREQKMPMREGKWYLVYVHLDHVTNRIVASARIDKFLDNVPPVYEFNQQVDLLVADETEIGYKVIINNLHWGLIYHNEIYRRLERGEHLKGYIKEVREDEKIDVSLTRLGYDKVQGITGTIMDSLRAHNGFLAVHDKSPAEEIYSLFGCSKKSFKQAVGALYKKKIISIEPDGIRLIQTEDNTAE; translated from the coding sequence ATGGTTGAAATAGGCAAATATAACACGCTTAAGATTGTTAAAGACTTAGATTTCGGGGTGTATTTAGATGGTGGCGACGACTTGGAAATTTTACTTCCTGCCCGCTATGTTCCAAAGAATGTTAAGCCCGGAGACGAAGTCGAAGTGTTTATTTATCATGATAATGAAGGCCGGATTATTGCTACGACTGCTAAACCTTTGGCTGTTGTTGGCGAATTCCAGTGGATGGAAGTAAAGTCGGTTAACGAGATGGGGGCCTTCCTTGAATGGGGATTAATGAAGGATTTGCTGGTGCCATTCCGTGAACAAAAAATGCCTATGCGCGAAGGTAAATGGTATCTCGTGTATGTTCACCTTGATCACGTAACCAATCGCATTGTGGCATCTGCGCGTATCGACAAGTTCCTCGACAATGTTCCTCCCGTGTATGAATTTAATCAGCAAGTAGATTTACTTGTAGCCGACGAAACAGAAATTGGCTATAAAGTAATTATTAATAATTTACATTGGGGACTTATTTACCACAATGAAATCTATCGCAGACTGGAAAGAGGCGAACATCTAAAAGGGTATATAAAAGAAGTTCGCGAAGACGAAAAAATTGACGTGAGTCTTACTCGTTTAGGATATGATAAAGTTCAAGGTATTACCGGAACAATTATGGATTCACTGAGAGCTCATAATGGGTTTTTAGCTGTTCACGACAAATCGCCCGCCGAAGAAATCTATTCTCTTTTTGGCTGCAGCAAAAAAAGCTTCAAACAAGCCGTAGGTGCTTTGTATAAAAAGAAGATCATCAGCATTGAACCTGATGGAATCCGTCTAATTCAAACAGAAGATAATACAGCGGAATAA
- the lepA gene encoding translation elongation factor 4 yields the protein MKNIRNFCIIAHIDHGKSTLADRLLEYTKTVEGKDMQAQVLDDMDLERERGITIKSHAIQMKYTYKDEEYILNLIDTPGHVDFSYEVSRSIAACEGALLIVDAAQGIQAQTISNLYMAIEHDLEIIPVLNKIDLASAMPDEVEDQIIELLGCKREDIIRASGKTGEGVYTILEHIIERVPAPKGDPEAPLQCLIFDSVFNSFRGIIAYFKVVNGVVRKGDSVKFIATGKEYEADEIGVLKLTPSPRDEIRTGDVGYIISGIKTSKEVKVGDTITHVKRPATQGIAGFEEVKPMVFAGVYPIDSEDFENLRSSLEKLQLNDASLTFQPESSAALGFGFRCGFLGLLHMEIIQERLDREFNMDVITTVPNVSYKVYDRKGNCTEVHNPAGLPDPTLIDRIEEPYIRASVITNTAYIGPIMTLCLGKRGILLRQEYISGDRIEIHYDLPLGEIVIDFYDKLKSISKGYASFDYHIHDFRESKLAKLDILLNGEPVDALSTLTHVDNSVTFGRRMCEKLKELIPRQQFDIAIQAAVGAKIIARETIKAVRKDVTAKCYGGDISRKRKLLEKQKEGKKRMKQIGTVEVPQKAFLAVLKLD from the coding sequence ATGAAAAATATCCGCAATTTCTGTATTATTGCTCATATAGACCATGGCAAGAGCACCCTGGCCGATCGTTTGCTTGAGTATACCAAGACCGTTGAAGGCAAAGATATGCAAGCCCAGGTGCTTGATGATATGGATCTGGAACGAGAGCGTGGCATAACAATAAAAAGTCATGCCATTCAAATGAAGTATACCTATAAAGATGAAGAGTATATTCTGAATCTTATTGACACACCGGGGCATGTCGATTTCTCGTATGAAGTTTCCCGCTCTATTGCTGCATGCGAAGGCGCATTGCTTATTGTTGATGCAGCTCAGGGAATACAGGCTCAGACTATATCGAACCTGTACATGGCTATCGAACACGATCTCGAAATTATTCCTGTTCTTAATAAGATCGACCTTGCCAGTGCTATGCCCGACGAAGTAGAAGATCAGATTATTGAACTATTAGGATGTAAAAGAGAAGACATAATCCGTGCAAGCGGAAAGACCGGCGAAGGTGTCTATACGATTCTGGAACACATTATCGAACGGGTTCCAGCTCCAAAAGGAGATCCTGAAGCTCCGTTGCAATGTCTTATTTTCGACTCGGTATTTAATTCTTTCCGAGGAATTATTGCTTACTTTAAAGTTGTTAACGGAGTTGTTCGAAAAGGTGATTCGGTTAAGTTTATTGCTACCGGAAAAGAATACGAAGCCGATGAAATTGGAGTTCTTAAACTTACTCCGTCTCCACGTGACGAAATACGTACAGGGGATGTGGGATATATTATATCCGGGATCAAAACCTCTAAAGAAGTAAAGGTAGGGGATACTATTACGCATGTTAAACGTCCGGCTACTCAGGGAATTGCAGGTTTCGAAGAAGTGAAGCCAATGGTGTTTGCAGGAGTGTATCCTATTGATAGCGAAGATTTCGAGAACCTTCGTTCATCGCTTGAGAAACTTCAGCTTAATGATGCTTCGTTGACCTTTCAGCCTGAAAGTTCTGCTGCTTTGGGTTTTGGTTTTCGCTGTGGTTTCCTGGGTTTACTGCATATGGAAATTATTCAGGAACGTCTGGATCGCGAATTTAATATGGATGTTATTACAACTGTTCCTAACGTGTCGTACAAAGTGTACGATCGGAAAGGAAATTGTACAGAAGTTCATAATCCGGCAGGTTTACCAGACCCCACGCTGATTGATCGTATTGAGGAACCTTATATCAGAGCATCCGTTATTACGAATACAGCCTATATTGGTCCGATTATGACACTTTGTCTGGGTAAGCGGGGTATTCTTCTGAGACAGGAATATATATCGGGCGACCGTATTGAGATTCATTACGATCTGCCTTTGGGTGAAATCGTTATCGACTTTTACGATAAGTTGAAGAGTATTTCGAAAGGATATGCTTCGTTCGATTACCATATTCACGATTTCAGAGAGTCTAAGCTGGCGAAACTTGATATTTTGCTGAACGGAGAACCTGTTGATGCGTTGTCTACTTTGACTCACGTAGACAACAGTGTTACTTTTGGTCGGCGCATGTGCGAAAAGCTAAAAGAATTAATTCCCAGACAACAGTTTGATATTGCCATACAGGCAGCTGTAGGAGCAAAGATTATTGCCCGTGAAACCATAAAGGCAGTACGAAAAGACGTTACCGCCAAGTGTTACGGAGGTGATATCTCCCGTAAGCGAAAGCTGTTGGAAAAACAGAAAGAAGGAAAGAAACGAATGAAACAGATTGGTACAGTGGAAGTTCCGCAAAAAGCCTTCCTTGCTGTATTGAAGCTCGATTAA